The stretch of DNA TTTCAGAAAAACTTGGATTTCAGTAAGCGTGTGGGGTGGAATTTCTAATAGAAAGTAAGCTTCATCCCACTTTTTGAGAATCTTGCCACAGTTTTGGCAGACTAACATGTTGACCACCTCCGAGTTTTTAACCCTAATATTAGCGAAACTTACGATAATGGGATACGATTAACATTTGTTAAGACGTTTCCCGAATCAGGGACAGGTCAGTTTTAATTTCATAAAATTTGGTTATAAATGGGATGAAACAACCACTAACCCGTTGATCACTGGTATGCTAGGGTGCAGTTAGGCATAATTAACTTGTGAAAGCGAGAATTGGTAAATGTTAAACAAGAATGGACGGATTGCGCTGGGCGTTGCCGGACTAATCGAAGTTATTTTGCTAATTTGGCAATGGGGCGCAGTCTTTACGAATTTATATACAATTGCTTTGATTGGACTCGTGATCTGGTTGAACGAAAAACAACGAAAACAGCACGACGATAGTGAAAAATGAAGGATCCTAGTGGCAGCTGAGGGGGGCGTCAGGTGTGCGAAAGTTATATTTAAATCAGAAAGTTTGGTCCATGCGGGACAAGTTTGCAGTGTTGGATGCCCAATCACGCCCCGTTTATCGGGCGGTGGGGAGTTTGTTCAAAATTCCTAAACAGTTTGAAATTCTCAATTTAGAGGACAAAGTTTTAGCAACTGTGACCAAAAAGCCATTTGCGTGGCGTCCCGCATTCAAGCTAGAGCTAGGGAATCAGCAAGCTGCAACGATTCGCAAGCAGTGGACGCTTTTTAAACCGCGTTATGAACTCTCAGCGGTGGGACTCACGGTGACGGGCGACTTTTGGGATATGAATTTTAAAGTCGTCCGCCAGGGGCGCATCATTGGTAGCGTGTCGAAACGTTGGTTTAGTGTTGGCGACAAGTATGAGATGACAGTGCAAGATCAAGCCGATGAGTTGTTGCTCGTTGGTTTGGTCATTGCGATTGATTACGTTAAGCGTACCGAAGCCGCGATAGCCAGTCGTTCAGCAACTAGCCAATAAGGGAAAAGCAAGTCAAAAAAAGATTGATAACGATGCTCACTGCGAGCGGGTTATCAATCTTTTTTAATCAGTTGAACCATATCAGTAACTAGCTGATTATAAGCTTTTTGTATAAGCCAATAGTTGTGGCGAATAAATCAGCTTGTCAGTCATTTGAGATAAATCTGATAGTTGCTTAGCACCAACTAGTGCCATTAACAAGCGTAATTGGTATTGCCAACTATTTAGCATTGCGATGACTTCGTCGTCCGTGTGATGTAATAGGGCGTGTAGTACGACGCCAGCGATACCAACGGCATCTGCGCCAAGCATTAACGCTTTTAAAACATCGAGTGGATGTCGAATGCCCCCAGCCGCAAAGATCGTTAAATCTTTGGGATGGTTTTTTACTGCGAGCAACGATTCGACCGTTGAGAGACCGTATGAACTGAGATAGCTCATTTCACGCAAGGGTCGGCGCCGATTCTCGATTTCAGCAAAATTAGTCCCGCCGTGTCCGCCTAAATCTAAGTAACGGACGCCGGCTGCATAGAGTTGTTGCATGGTTGGTTTAGAGATACCGAAGCCGACTTCTTTAACGATGACGGGTAAGGCTAATTCGGCGACCAATTGTTGAATGTTTGCCAGCCATTTGAAATCACGATCACCTTCTGGCATCACGATTTCCTGGACCACATTTAAGTGCAGTTCCAAGGCATCAGCGTGTAACATTTCGATGGCAGTGTGAGCGGCGGTTAAAGAATGTCCGGCACCTAAATTACCAAAAATGAGACCATTCGGATTGTTAGTGCGCATCGCACTGAAGGTTGGGGCCAGACTAGGATCTTTAATGGCCACGCTTTGAGAACCAGTTGCAATAGGCAATTTGCATGCAGCTGCGATTTTTCCTAGGCGCGCATTGAGTTTGCCCGTTTGGATTGACCCACCAGTCATAGCTTCAATGTATAACGGTGAGGACCAATGCCACGGGCCAATCGTGGTTGCGGTTGAAATTTCGGCCACTGTCGTTTCGGGCAAAGCGTCGTGTCGAATCCGGATTTGGTCAAAATCACTGGGCTGTTCGGCGTGATAGTATTTTTCTGCCAGTGAGACATGTTCGTCTTTACGATGTGATTGTTTACTTTGTGGCATGTGGCCACCTCCAATGATGTGACTAAAAAAGTGAGACAGGTAGCTGGGCGATTACCGAGCCACCTGTCTCACATTTGGACTACGAAATAGGATTATCTGCGACGGTATGTACATTTAAGTTTAACCGTTCGATGCCGTCATTTGCCCAAGCCTGTAAGAGTGGTTGGGGATTGATGGCGCGATCAATTAACACAATGCCACAGTCACCACCACCGGCACCCGAAGTCTTGGCAGCGGCACCAGCCGTTTCGGCAATCGAAATCATCCGTTTTAGGATTGGCGTTTCAATCGTCACCTGACTAAAATCGCCAAGTGATTGTAAAAGGGTCCGGTTTCGCCGTAATTCAGTTTGGATCGTTGCCAGATCACCAGCATGAAAGCCTGCGATCATCCGCTTGAGGCAGGCCTTACTATCCTGTAGAAAAGTTTGATATTCGCCACGTTGTTTGGCTTTGACCAAGGCAACTTTGTCGACTAAATGTGAGGTAGAAGCGGGCGAGCCGGTCCAACCAATCATCAAGCGCAAGTCACTGGGTGGCGTTAAGAGGTCGATTTTTAAATCCGGCCAGTCCATGGCTAATAATGCCGTCAAAGACGTTTTTTGCCGTTGAACTTGTAGCCAGTCACGGTCAAACGAGTGATAGGCGATCCAACCACCATAAACACTGGCAGCGATGTCTCCTAATGACCCATTACCTTGGACGGAGAGGTGCGCGATGGCCGCTAACTTGAATAATTTATTTTTATCCATCGGTAAACGATAGAATTGGCACAAGGCCTTGACCGTCGCAACGGTTACGGCAGCCGAAGAGCCTAGACCGTATTTTTTACCATCAGCGCTATCTAGCTCACTGTTAATTCCCAAATGGTAGACGCCTAAATTGCGACCAGCTTCGTGGGCGTAACTTTCAGTTAAATTGATGGCAGAGAGAATATAGTGAAAGGGATTATCCCGGTTGTCAAACACCATTTCGTCACCTTGGCGACGCCAGAAGATTGAATTTTCTTGGTACTGTTTTGAAACGATACTCCCGAAAGTGTCACTTGGTGAAATCGTCGCTGTAACAAATTGATCTAACGCCACGATAATGGCTGGAAATCCATGCTCCACTACTGCATATTCCCCCGCAATGTAGAGCTTTCCAGGTGCTTTCACCGTAATCATGCCATCATGTCCTTTCATGGTCGAGCGTATACTGCTCACCAGTCAATATAAATAAAATTATTTTTAATTAAGCTTCGGTTATTGAAATCCCAGGTCCGGGTTGGGCAATAATCAGTTGATCTGCGCGAAAGTGGCGTTGCAACGCCGTGGTAATGGCTTTGGTATCCTTGCTAGCACAGATGATTTTAACGTTCGGGCCCGCATCCAAAGTATAATAACAGTTAATCCCCTGGGCGCGCAAGTCCTGAACGGCGTTAATGGTCGTCAACGTCTCGGCAGTGAAGTAGTTAAAAGCCGGTTGTGCGCTGAGATTTAAGGCGTGCATCCGCATCGCATTAGTTTCTGCCAACGTGCCAACCGCTGTTAGATCACGATCAGCAATGGCTTGGCGCATGGCGATGAGATCACGATTAGCAGTCTGCACCCAGGCCGGATAATAGGGCGAAGTTGCAACAACCCGTTGCATTCCGGCGGTCGAGCTGATGGGTTTTTTGGTTGCTTTTAAGACGACTGCGATCATTTGAATATCCCAATCAACAGGATCTTGGAGTGGCTCGGCGTATGAACTCAAGTCATCTTCGCCAGCATGCCATTCGACGAAGCCACCAAAGATAGAGCGTGTGGCAGAGCCCGAGCCCCGACGTGCCAACCGGCTGAGATCAGTCAGTGAGAGCTTTAAGCCAGCAGCGCGACTCCCAGCTGCGGCCAATGCTGCGAAACCGGAAGCTGATGAAGCGAGGCCAGCAGAAGTGGGGACGTGGTTGCGCGTTTTGACGATAGCACGAGCTGATTGGCCGCTTTTAGCTCGAATCAAATCCAAAAATTTGACGATTCGTTGGGCTTTTACTGGCGACAATTGAGTGTCATTGAACGTAATTTGGTCTTCGCTGGCGTGAGTCGAAAACTGCACACTGGTCTCGGTGTAAAAATGATCTAACGTTAAAGAGATGCTGCCATTTTGCGGTAACATCAGTTTTGGATCCTTTTTACCCCAATATTTGACCAACGCAATGTTGGTGTGGGCTTTGGCAA from Lactiplantibacillus brownii encodes:
- the fni gene encoding type 2 isopentenyl-diphosphate Delta-isomerase — its product is MPQSKQSHRKDEHVSLAEKYYHAEQPSDFDQIRIRHDALPETTVAEISTATTIGPWHWSSPLYIEAMTGGSIQTGKLNARLGKIAAACKLPIATGSQSVAIKDPSLAPTFSAMRTNNPNGLIFGNLGAGHSLTAAHTAIEMLHADALELHLNVVQEIVMPEGDRDFKWLANIQQLVAELALPVIVKEVGFGISKPTMQQLYAAGVRYLDLGGHGGTNFAEIENRRRPLREMSYLSSYGLSTVESLLAVKNHPKDLTIFAAGGIRHPLDVLKALMLGADAVGIAGVVLHALLHHTDDEVIAMLNSWQYQLRLLMALVGAKQLSDLSQMTDKLIYSPQLLAYTKSL
- a CDS encoding phosphomevalonate kinase, whose product is MITVKAPGKLYIAGEYAVVEHGFPAIIVALDQFVTATISPSDTFGSIVSKQYQENSIFWRRQGDEMVFDNRDNPFHYILSAINLTESYAHEAGRNLGVYHLGINSELDSADGKKYGLGSSAAVTVATVKALCQFYRLPMDKNKLFKLAAIAHLSVQGNGSLGDIAASVYGGWIAYHSFDRDWLQVQRQKTSLTALLAMDWPDLKIDLLTPPSDLRLMIGWTGSPASTSHLVDKVALVKAKQRGEYQTFLQDSKACLKRMIAGFHAGDLATIQTELRRNRTLLQSLGDFSQVTIETPILKRMISIAETAGAAAKTSGAGGGDCGIVLIDRAINPQPLLQAWANDGIERLNLNVHTVADNPIS
- a CDS encoding LURP-one-related/scramblase family protein; protein product: MRKLYLNQKVWSMRDKFAVLDAQSRPVYRAVGSLFKIPKQFEILNLEDKVLATVTKKPFAWRPAFKLELGNQQAATIRKQWTLFKPRYELSAVGLTVTGDFWDMNFKVVRQGRIIGSVSKRWFSVGDKYEMTVQDQADELLLVGLVIAIDYVKRTEAAIASRSATSQ
- the mvaD gene encoding diphosphomevalonate decarboxylase, producing MSKIVIAKAHTNIALVKYWGKKDPKLMLPQNGSISLTLDHFYTETSVQFSTHASEDQITFNDTQLSPVKAQRIVKFLDLIRAKSGQSARAIVKTRNHVPTSAGLASSASGFAALAAAGSRAAGLKLSLTDLSRLARRGSGSATRSIFGGFVEWHAGEDDLSSYAEPLQDPVDWDIQMIAVVLKATKKPISSTAGMQRVVATSPYYPAWVQTANRDLIAMRQAIADRDLTAVGTLAETNAMRMHALNLSAQPAFNYFTAETLTTINAVQDLRAQGINCYYTLDAGPNVKIICASKDTKAITTALQRHFRADQLIIAQPGPGISITEA